Proteins encoded together in one Janthinobacterium tructae window:
- the argC gene encoding N-acetyl-gamma-glutamyl-phosphate reductase has product MIKVGIVGGTGYTGVELLRLLATHPDVELTAITSRKEDGLPVADMYPSLRGHVKLAFTSPDKANLEQCDVVFFATPHGVAMAQAPALLAAGVKVIDLAADFRLKDQAKFEQWYKIPHTAPELIEQAVYGLPELNREDIKKASLIANPGCYPTTMQLGFYPLLKAGLVNAGGLIADCKSGVSGAGRKAEIGILFSESSDSFKAYGVAGHRHLPETTAQLQRFTDDKVALTFTPHLVPMIRGMHSTLYAQLNKDVSNEELQSLFEEQYKDEPFVDVMPFGSHPETRSTRGSNMLRLALHRPEGGNTVIVLVVQDNLVKGASGQAVQCMNLMFGLKETAGLQHIALLP; this is encoded by the coding sequence ATGATCAAAGTTGGCATCGTCGGCGGCACTGGATACACGGGCGTGGAATTGCTGCGCTTGCTCGCTACCCATCCAGATGTCGAGTTGACGGCGATTACCTCGCGCAAGGAAGATGGCTTGCCCGTTGCTGACATGTATCCTTCCCTGCGTGGCCACGTCAAACTGGCGTTTACTTCGCCGGACAAGGCGAATCTGGAACAGTGCGACGTGGTCTTCTTTGCCACCCCGCATGGTGTTGCCATGGCGCAAGCGCCAGCCCTGCTGGCCGCCGGCGTGAAAGTCATCGACCTGGCCGCCGACTTCCGCCTGAAAGACCAGGCCAAGTTCGAGCAGTGGTACAAGATTCCCCACACGGCACCCGAGCTGATCGAGCAGGCCGTGTATGGCTTGCCGGAACTGAACCGTGAAGACATTAAAAAAGCCAGCCTGATCGCCAACCCCGGTTGCTACCCGACCACCATGCAGCTGGGCTTTTACCCGCTGCTCAAGGCGGGCCTCGTCAATGCGGGCGGCTTGATCGCCGACTGCAAGTCGGGCGTGTCCGGTGCCGGCCGCAAGGCGGAAATCGGCATCCTGTTCTCGGAAAGCAGCGACAGCTTCAAAGCCTACGGCGTCGCCGGTCACCGCCACCTGCCGGAAACGACGGCGCAATTGCAGCGTTTCACGGACGACAAAGTGGCGCTGACCTTCACGCCGCACCTGGTGCCGATGATCCGCGGCATGCATTCGACCCTGTACGCGCAGCTGAACAAGGATGTCAGCAATGAAGAATTGCAATCCTTGTTCGAAGAGCAATACAAGGATGAGCCATTCGTTGACGTGATGCCATTCGGCTCGCACCCGGAAACCCGCTCCACGCGCGGCTCGAACATGCTGCGCCTGGCCTTGCACCGTCCCGAAGGCGGCAATACCGTCATCGTGCTGGTGGTGCAAGACAACCTGGTCAAGGGCGCATCGGGCCAGGCCGTGCAGTGCATGAACTTGATGTTTGGCCTGAAAGAAACAGCCGGTTTGCAACACATCGCCCTGCTGCCGTAA
- a CDS encoding bactofilin family protein — translation MFERNAKTPIDTLIGASTRIEGDVLFCGGLRIDGHVRGNVIGEPGEPTHVVLGEAGRIDGEVRCSSLVVSGEINGPVYVSEMLEIQPKARIVGEVYYKVLEMHSGAQVQGKLSRHDSADPVLHLAVSEM, via the coding sequence ATGTTCGAGCGCAACGCGAAAACCCCCATCGATACTCTGATCGGCGCCTCCACGCGGATCGAGGGCGACGTGCTGTTTTGCGGCGGCTTGCGCATCGATGGCCATGTGCGCGGCAACGTCATCGGCGAGCCAGGCGAGCCCACGCATGTGGTGCTGGGCGAGGCGGGCCGCATCGATGGCGAAGTGCGCTGCTCCAGCCTGGTCGTCAGCGGCGAGATCAATGGCCCCGTGTATGTGTCCGAAATGCTTGAAATCCAGCCAAAAGCCCGCATTGTAGGAGAGGTCTATTACAAGGTGCTGGAAATGCACAGCGGCGCCCAGGTGCAGGGCAAGCTCAGCCGCCACGACAGCGCCGACCCCGTGCTGCACCTGGCCGTGTCGGAAATGTGA
- the erpA gene encoding iron-sulfur cluster insertion protein ErpA, whose product MNAVAEMQDVIPSPIIFTDSAAEKVAQLIEEEGNPDLKLRVFVQGGGCSGFQYGFTFDEIVNEDDTTMVKNGVQLLIDSMSYQYLVGAEIDYKDDLEGAQFVIKNPTATSTCGCGSSFSV is encoded by the coding sequence ATGAATGCCGTCGCTGAAATGCAAGATGTAATCCCTTCACCCATTATCTTTACCGATAGCGCTGCTGAAAAAGTCGCGCAGCTGATCGAAGAAGAAGGTAATCCCGACCTGAAATTGCGCGTCTTCGTGCAGGGTGGCGGCTGTTCCGGCTTCCAGTACGGTTTCACCTTCGACGAAATCGTCAATGAAGATGACACCACCATGGTCAAGAACGGCGTCCAGCTGTTGATCGATTCCATGAGCTACCAGTACCTGGTCGGCGCGGAAATCGACTACAAGGATGACCTGGAAGGCGCGCAGTTCGTGATCAAGAATCCGACAGCCACGTCTACCTGTGGTTGCGGTTCGTCGTTCTCCGTTTAA
- a CDS encoding anhydro-N-acetylmuramic acid kinase translates to MLYIGLMSGTSLDGVDGALVDFSDDGSVRSLGDAYIAFPASLRADLMALQSAGQNEIEREALAANQLVGHYADCVAMLLSNAGIGPDAVAAIGAHGQTIRHRPELGFTRQLNNPALLAELTGIDVIADLRSRDVAAGGQGAPLVPAFHQAIFNLPGHTRVLANIGGISNISVLHADGTVTGYDTGPGNALMDGWAMRHLGQPYDANGAWAATGKVLPAMLAELLNDPYFDLPAPKSTGRDLFHADWLQDKLSNYPQATPADVQATLTQLTAASLAHAIARDGAQAENVYVCGGGAQNASLMAALARQLPGMTVASTQTLGVAPSQVEALAFAWLAWRFTQRKPGNLPAVTGAAGLRVLGALYPR, encoded by the coding sequence ATGCTGTATATCGGTTTGATGTCGGGCACCAGCCTGGACGGCGTTGACGGCGCCCTGGTCGATTTTTCCGACGATGGCAGCGTGCGCAGCCTGGGCGACGCGTATATTGCCTTTCCCGCCAGCCTGCGCGCCGACCTGATGGCCTTGCAAAGTGCCGGCCAGAATGAAATCGAACGCGAAGCGCTGGCGGCGAATCAACTGGTGGGCCATTACGCCGACTGCGTCGCCATGCTATTGAGCAACGCGGGTATCGGCCCGGACGCCGTCGCCGCCATCGGCGCGCATGGCCAGACCATCCGCCACCGCCCCGAACTGGGCTTTACGCGCCAGTTGAACAACCCGGCCCTGCTGGCCGAACTGACGGGCATCGATGTCATCGCCGACTTGCGCAGCCGCGACGTGGCGGCCGGCGGCCAGGGCGCGCCGCTGGTGCCCGCTTTTCACCAGGCCATCTTCAATTTGCCCGGCCACACGCGCGTGCTGGCCAATATCGGCGGCATCAGCAATATCAGCGTGCTGCACGCGGACGGCACGGTGACGGGCTACGACACGGGCCCCGGCAATGCGCTGATGGATGGCTGGGCCATGCGGCACCTGGGCCAGCCGTACGACGCCAACGGCGCCTGGGCCGCCACGGGCAAAGTCTTGCCTGCCATGCTGGCGGAATTGCTCAATGACCCGTATTTTGACTTGCCGGCACCGAAAAGCACGGGCCGCGACCTGTTCCATGCCGACTGGTTACAGGACAAGCTGAGCAACTATCCGCAGGCCACACCTGCCGACGTGCAGGCCACGCTGACGCAACTGACGGCCGCCAGCCTGGCGCATGCCATCGCGCGCGACGGAGCGCAGGCAGAAAACGTGTATGTATGTGGCGGCGGCGCGCAGAACGCCAGCCTGATGGCGGCGCTGGCCCGGCAATTGCCGGGCATGACGGTGGCATCGACGCAAACGCTGGGCGTGGCGCCCAGCCAGGTCGAGGCGCTGGCGTTTGCCTGGCTGGCCTGGCGTTTTACACAGCGCAAACCAGGCAACTTGCCAGCGGTGACGGGCGCGGCGGGCTTACGCGTGCTCGGTGCGCTGTATCCGCGTTGA
- a CDS encoding M23 family metallopeptidase yields the protein MNPIHKITSSRLYTQLTTTRKARIIGASAVLLAVAAFGAVAVSPMAPDASDLPVTSIAQNLEMPDLASQISAMEQVDQNFTHEEKVRAGDTLATLLTRLGVDDPAAANFIKTDKIARGVMLLKSGKRVQAQTTENGDLNWMRATLVDGTDKSVKNILITRKGDKFVATEVAAQLERRVEMHARKITSTLFAATDSSLDGTRLPDSISAQIVEMFSTNIDFRSDLKRGDSFNVVYETFWQDGEFVRAGRILAGEFTNRGTTYQSVWFEDPASKQGGGYYSFDGKSLKKAFLKSPLEFSRISSGFSMRVHPISGNWKAHKGIDFAAATGTPIRASGDGVVDSVGSQNGYGNVVVLKHWANYTTAYAHMSRFASGLKKGQKVSQGDVIGYVGTTGWSTGAHLHYEFRVGGVAQDPSKLNVQAQAPLTAAELSRFRMVSADMMHRFTLLRPNDTALASR from the coding sequence ATGAACCCTATACATAAAATCACAAGCTCACGCTTGTACACACAGCTGACGACGACACGCAAGGCACGCATTATCGGCGCGTCGGCAGTGCTGCTCGCCGTGGCCGCCTTCGGCGCAGTCGCTGTGTCGCCCATGGCGCCCGACGCATCGGACTTGCCGGTCACGTCCATCGCCCAGAACCTGGAAATGCCTGATCTCGCTTCGCAAATTTCCGCGATGGAACAGGTAGACCAGAATTTCACCCACGAAGAAAAAGTCCGCGCCGGCGATACCCTCGCCACCCTGCTGACCCGTCTCGGCGTGGATGATCCGGCGGCCGCCAATTTCATCAAAACCGACAAGATCGCGCGCGGCGTGATGTTGCTGAAATCGGGCAAGCGCGTGCAAGCGCAAACGACCGAAAACGGCGACCTCAACTGGATGCGCGCCACCCTCGTCGATGGCACGGACAAATCGGTCAAGAACATCCTGATCACCCGCAAGGGCGACAAGTTCGTGGCCACGGAAGTGGCAGCCCAGCTGGAACGCCGCGTTGAAATGCACGCGCGCAAGATTACTTCCACCCTGTTCGCCGCCACCGACTCCAGCCTGGACGGCACCCGCCTGCCAGACTCGATTTCCGCGCAAATCGTGGAAATGTTCTCCACCAATATCGACTTCCGCTCCGACCTGAAACGCGGCGACTCTTTCAATGTCGTCTACGAAACGTTCTGGCAAGATGGCGAATTTGTCCGAGCGGGCCGCATCCTGGCCGGTGAATTCACCAACCGCGGCACGACTTACCAGTCCGTTTGGTTCGAAGACCCAGCCAGCAAGCAAGGCGGCGGTTACTACAGTTTCGACGGCAAGTCGCTCAAAAAAGCCTTCCTGAAATCCCCCCTCGAATTCTCCCGCATCTCGTCCGGCTTCTCCATGCGCGTGCACCCGATTTCCGGCAACTGGAAAGCGCACAAGGGCATCGATTTCGCCGCAGCAACAGGCACGCCTATCCGCGCCTCGGGCGACGGCGTGGTCGATTCCGTCGGCAGCCAAAACGGCTACGGCAATGTTGTTGTCCTGAAACACTGGGCCAACTACACCACCGCCTACGCCCACATGAGCCGCTTCGCTTCGGGCCTGAAAAAAGGTCAAAAAGTCAGCCAGGGCGATGTGATCGGCTACGTCGGCACCACCGGCTGGTCCACGGGCGCCCATTTGCACTATGAATTCCGCGTCGGCGGCGTGGCACAAGACCCAAGCAAGCTGAACGTACAAGCCCAGGCGCCGCTGACGGCCGCCGAGCTGAGCCGCTTCCGCATGGTCTCGGCCGACATGATGCACCGCTTCACCCTGCTGCGTCCAAACGACACGGCACTGGCGTCGCGCTAA
- the tyrS gene encoding tyrosine--tRNA ligase gives MEINTTASPAKANAAQTALPLSDRVQEALAITKRGVDELLIESEFAQKLARSEKTGVPLRIKLGLDPTAPDLHLGHTVVLNKMRQLQNLGHQVIFLIGDFTSMIGDPSGRNVTRPPLTKEQIEINAMTYFAQASLVLDASKTEIRYNSEWCDPLGARGIIQLASHYTVARMIERDDFTKRFQGGIPISVHEFLYPLMQGYDSVALKSDLELGGTDQKFNLLVGRELQKQYGQEQQCILTMPLLEGLDGVEKMSKSKNNYIGITEPGNTMFAKLMSISDVMMWRYYELLSWRSIAELAQLKREVEEGRNPRDAKVALAQEIVARFHSQQAAEDALADFVNRSKGGIPDDIPAVTLAGAPLGIPQLLKQAGLCPSTSEAMRKIDQGGVRIDGTVISDKGLQVAAGEFVLQVGKRSFARVTLTA, from the coding sequence ATGGAAATCAACACCACCGCATCGCCTGCCAAGGCTAACGCCGCTCAGACCGCACTTCCACTGTCGGACAGAGTACAAGAAGCCCTCGCGATTACCAAGCGTGGCGTCGACGAACTCTTGATCGAAAGCGAATTTGCGCAAAAATTAGCGCGCTCCGAAAAAACCGGTGTTCCACTGCGCATCAAACTGGGCCTGGACCCGACTGCACCCGACTTGCATCTGGGCCACACTGTCGTACTGAACAAGATGCGCCAGCTGCAAAACCTCGGCCATCAAGTCATTTTCCTCATCGGCGACTTCACTTCCATGATCGGCGACCCTTCGGGCCGCAACGTCACGCGTCCGCCTTTGACCAAGGAACAGATCGAGATTAACGCGATGACGTATTTCGCGCAAGCATCTTTAGTGCTGGATGCCAGCAAGACGGAAATCCGCTATAACTCCGAGTGGTGCGATCCGCTGGGTGCGCGCGGCATCATCCAGCTCGCTTCCCACTACACGGTGGCGCGCATGATCGAGCGCGACGACTTCACCAAGCGCTTCCAGGGCGGCATTCCTATTTCCGTGCATGAATTCCTGTACCCGCTGATGCAAGGCTACGACTCGGTGGCCCTGAAATCGGACCTGGAACTGGGCGGCACGGACCAGAAATTCAACCTGCTGGTGGGCCGCGAACTGCAAAAGCAGTACGGACAGGAGCAGCAGTGTATTTTGACCATGCCGCTGCTGGAAGGTTTGGACGGCGTGGAAAAAATGTCCAAGTCGAAGAATAACTACATCGGCATCACGGAACCGGGCAACACTATGTTCGCCAAGCTGATGAGCATTTCCGACGTCATGATGTGGCGCTACTACGAGCTGCTGTCGTGGCGCTCGATCGCTGAACTGGCCCAGCTGAAGCGCGAAGTCGAGGAAGGCCGCAATCCGCGCGATGCCAAGGTTGCATTGGCGCAAGAGATCGTCGCCCGTTTCCACTCGCAGCAGGCGGCCGAAGATGCGCTGGCCGACTTCGTCAACCGCTCGAAGGGTGGCATTCCCGACGATATCCCGGCAGTGACCCTGGCTGGCGCGCCGCTGGGCATCCCGCAATTGCTGAAACAAGCGGGTCTGTGCCCATCGACGTCGGAAGCCATGCGCAAGATCGACCAGGGCGGCGTGCGCATCGACGGCACCGTCATCAGCGACAAGGGCTTGCAAGTGGCGGCAGGCGAATTCGTGTTGCAAGTTGGCAAGCGCAGTTTCGCGCGCGTCACCCTGACGGCATGA
- the dtd gene encoding D-aminoacyl-tRNA deacylase: MIALLQRVTQAKVDVAGATIGAIDAGLMVLVCAERGDTEKEADALLTKLLGYRVFADEAGKMNRSVTDVAGGLLLVPQFTLAADTKSGTRPSFTPAAAPQDGLRLFTHFVEQARHRHASVQTGQFGADMQVSLTNDGPVTFWLQVNAKQ; the protein is encoded by the coding sequence ATGATCGCGCTGCTGCAGCGCGTTACCCAGGCGAAAGTCGACGTTGCCGGCGCCACTATCGGCGCCATCGACGCCGGCCTCATGGTGCTGGTGTGCGCCGAGCGTGGCGATACGGAAAAGGAAGCGGACGCCTTGCTGACCAAGCTGCTCGGCTACCGCGTGTTTGCCGACGAGGCGGGCAAGATGAACCGCAGCGTGACGGACGTGGCTGGCGGCTTGCTGCTGGTGCCGCAGTTCACGCTGGCGGCCGATACCAAGTCCGGCACGCGCCCGTCGTTCACGCCGGCGGCCGCGCCGCAGGACGGCTTGCGCCTGTTCACGCATTTCGTGGAGCAGGCGCGCCACCGCCATGCGAGCGTGCAAACGGGGCAGTTCGGCGCCGACATGCAGGTGTCGCTGACGAATGACGGGCCCGTCACGTTCTGGCTACAAGTGAACGCAAAACAATAA
- a CDS encoding YbhB/YbcL family Raf kinase inhibitor-like protein: MKLWSETFRDGGLMPADNAFAEIDPASRVRLAGNRNPHLAWDEVPNGTESLALFCIDSDAPQDASLANRDDQALPLTAPRGDFYHWSLLDLPPAMRVVAAGEFSSGITPRGKAAGTVLREGINDYTGWFAGDPDMAGDYYGYDGPCPPWNDERIHHYIFRLYALDVPRLALPERFTGQQAHAALYGHILDEAQLVVAYSLNPELALTLKK; encoded by the coding sequence ATGAAATTGTGGAGCGAGACGTTTCGTGATGGCGGCCTGATGCCGGCCGACAATGCCTTTGCCGAGATCGATCCGGCCAGCCGCGTGCGCCTCGCCGGCAACCGCAATCCCCATCTGGCCTGGGACGAGGTGCCGAACGGCACCGAGTCGCTGGCCCTGTTCTGCATCGACTCCGATGCGCCGCAAGACGCCAGCCTGGCCAACCGCGACGACCAAGCCCTGCCGCTGACGGCGCCGCGCGGCGATTTTTATCACTGGAGCTTGCTCGACTTGCCGCCCGCCATGCGGGTTGTTGCCGCCGGGGAGTTTTCCAGCGGCATCACGCCGCGCGGCAAGGCGGCCGGCACTGTGTTGCGCGAGGGCATCAACGACTACACGGGCTGGTTTGCCGGCGATCCTGACATGGCCGGCGACTATTACGGTTATGATGGTCCGTGCCCGCCGTGGAATGACGAGCGCATCCACCATTATATTTTCCGCCTGTATGCGCTCGACGTGCCGCGCCTGGCCTTGCCCGAGCGTTTTACTGGGCAGCAAGCCCATGCCGCACTCTACGGCCACATCCTCGACGAAGCCCAGCTCGTCGTTGCCTACTCGCTCAACCCCGAGCTGGCACTTACCCTGAAGAAATAA
- a CDS encoding histidine phosphatase family protein: MSTTILLIRHGETAWNAGRRLQGHIDIALNEAGLAQACALGQALADEPLAAILASDLQRAQQTAQAVADVKDLPVQTDPLLRERCYGAFEGLLYADIAARYPHEYAQWQSRQIDAVMPSGERDAESFRQFYARANGAISRWAEQYDGQTIAIVAHGGVLECAFREAVGMTLDSPRDFQVKNASVNRFSYADGKLHLVHWGNIEHLSAPAMDELG, encoded by the coding sequence ATGAGCACCACGATCTTACTGATACGCCATGGCGAAACGGCCTGGAATGCGGGCCGCCGCCTGCAGGGCCATATCGACATCGCCCTGAACGAGGCGGGCCTGGCGCAAGCTTGCGCGCTGGGGCAGGCGCTGGCCGATGAGCCGCTGGCCGCCATCCTCGCCAGCGATCTGCAACGCGCGCAGCAAACGGCGCAAGCCGTGGCCGATGTGAAAGACTTGCCCGTGCAGACGGACCCCTTGCTGCGCGAGCGCTGCTATGGCGCTTTCGAAGGCTTGCTGTATGCCGATATTGCCGCACGCTATCCGCACGAGTATGCGCAATGGCAATCGCGCCAGATCGATGCCGTGATGCCGTCCGGCGAGCGCGATGCCGAGAGCTTCCGCCAGTTTTATGCACGCGCGAACGGCGCCATCTCCCGCTGGGCCGAACAGTATGACGGCCAGACGATCGCCATCGTCGCGCATGGCGGCGTGCTCGAATGCGCCTTCCGCGAGGCGGTCGGCATGACGCTCGACAGTCCACGCGACTTCCAGGTGAAAAATGCCAGCGTCAACCGGTTTTCGTATGCGGATGGCAAGCTGCATTTAGTGCACTGGGGAAATATCGAACATCTGAGCGCGCCCGCGATGGACGAGCTGGGCTAA
- the dusB gene encoding tRNA dihydrouridine synthase DusB translates to MAGVTDRPFRQLCKQLGAGYAVSEMAASNPRLWATEKSTRRTDHEGEMEPKAVQIAGADPQDLADCAKFNVDRGAQIIDINMGCPVKKVCNSWCGSALLQNVSLVEKILHAVVNAVDVPVTLKFRTGWNRENKNALTIARIAEQAGIQMLTLHGRTRADGYKGDAEYETIAAVKASVGIPVVANGDITSPEKARFVLDQTGADAVMIGRAAQGRPWICREIDHFLRTGTLLPAPYVDEVRTLMDEHLRAHYAFYGEFLGVRTARKHIGWYVKDLEGGEAFRQQMNLLESTDAQLLAVDQFFESQWKFGERLQYRLSESSESGLIDVIKPTATAA, encoded by the coding sequence ATGGCGGGCGTGACGGATCGGCCTTTCCGCCAGTTGTGCAAGCAGCTGGGTGCCGGCTATGCCGTGTCGGAGATGGCGGCGTCGAATCCGCGCCTGTGGGCGACGGAAAAAAGCACGCGCCGCACGGACCACGAAGGCGAAATGGAGCCGAAAGCCGTGCAAATCGCCGGTGCCGATCCGCAAGACCTGGCCGATTGCGCCAAGTTCAACGTGGACCGGGGCGCGCAGATCATCGACATCAACATGGGTTGCCCCGTGAAGAAGGTGTGCAACAGCTGGTGCGGTTCGGCCTTGCTGCAAAACGTAAGCCTGGTCGAAAAGATCTTGCACGCCGTCGTCAATGCCGTCGACGTGCCCGTCACCCTGAAATTTCGCACGGGCTGGAACCGCGAAAACAAGAATGCCCTGACCATCGCCCGCATCGCCGAGCAGGCCGGCATCCAGATGCTGACCTTGCACGGCCGCACGCGCGCCGATGGCTACAAGGGCGATGCCGAATATGAAACCATTGCTGCCGTGAAAGCTTCGGTGGGCATCCCCGTGGTGGCCAACGGCGACATTACGAGTCCGGAAAAGGCCCGCTTTGTGCTCGATCAAACGGGCGCCGATGCCGTCATGATCGGGCGTGCGGCGCAGGGCCGGCCGTGGATTTGCCGCGAGATCGACCATTTTCTGCGCACCGGCACCTTATTGCCGGCGCCCTATGTGGATGAAGTGCGCACCCTGATGGATGAGCATTTGCGCGCCCATTACGCGTTTTACGGTGAATTTCTCGGCGTGCGCACGGCGCGCAAGCATATCGGCTGGTACGTCAAGGATCTGGAAGGCGGCGAGGCGTTCCGACAGCAAATGAACTTGCTGGAGTCGACGGACGCGCAATTGCTGGCCGTGGATCAATTTTTTGAGTCGCAATGGAAATTTGGCGAACGGTTACAATACCGCCTCTCCGAATCCAGTGAAAGTGGCCTGATCGATGTGATCAAACCTACGGCCACGGCAGCATGA
- a CDS encoding helix-turn-helix domain-containing protein, with amino-acid sequence MSKESIQEVVQKSLEDYFNDLGEQQASNIYDMVVLTVEKPILEVVMTRADGNQSHAAQMLGINRNTLRKKLQEHGLL; translated from the coding sequence ATGAGCAAAGAAAGCATTCAGGAAGTCGTACAGAAAAGTCTAGAAGATTACTTCAATGACCTGGGCGAACAGCAAGCATCGAATATCTATGACATGGTCGTGCTGACCGTGGAAAAGCCCATCCTGGAAGTCGTGATGACACGCGCCGATGGCAACCAGTCGCACGCCGCGCAGATGCTGGGCATCAACCGCAATACCCTGCGCAAGAAATTGCAGGAGCACGGTTTGCTGTAA
- the purH gene encoding bifunctional phosphoribosylaminoimidazolecarboxamide formyltransferase/IMP cyclohydrolase gives MIKQALLSVSDKTGVLEFARALSALGVNLLSTGGTAKLLADNGVPVTEVADYTGFPEMLDGRVKTLHPKVHGGILARRDFPEHMSKLVEHDMPTIDMVVVNLYPFQGTVAKADCTLEDAIENIDIGGPTMLRSAAKNHKDVVVICDPTDYDAVLAELRSADGTAGTVSYDTKFMLAKKVFAHTAQYDGAITNYLTSLGPTKVHAERGAYPQVLNVAFEKVQDMRYGENPHQSAAFYRDLVTIDGALANYRQLQGKELSYNNIADADAAWECVKSLGGFEQSAACVIVKHANPCGVALGKNAAEAYARALQTDPTSAFGGIIAFNTELDGATAGEIAKLFVEVLIAPSFSAEAKQILSSKQNVRMLEIPLGSGVNAMDFKRVGGGLLVQSPDAKNVGIGDLRVVSKLQPTPQQLSDLMFAWKVAKFVKSNAIVFCGNNMTLGVGAGQMSRIDSARIASIKAQNAGLSLAGSVVASDAFFPFRDGLDVVVDAGATCVIHPGGSMRDQEVIDAADERGVVMLYTGTRHFRH, from the coding sequence ATGATCAAACAAGCTCTCCTCTCCGTTTCCGACAAGACCGGCGTTCTCGAATTCGCCCGTGCCCTGTCCGCCCTCGGCGTCAACCTCCTGTCCACCGGCGGCACCGCCAAATTGCTGGCCGACAACGGTGTTCCCGTCACGGAAGTTGCCGATTACACCGGTTTCCCGGAGATGCTCGATGGCCGTGTGAAGACCCTGCACCCGAAAGTGCACGGCGGTATCCTGGCGCGCCGCGATTTCCCTGAGCACATGTCGAAACTGGTCGAGCACGACATGCCGACCATCGACATGGTGGTGGTCAACCTGTACCCGTTCCAGGGCACGGTCGCCAAGGCCGATTGCACGCTGGAAGACGCGATCGAAAACATCGATATCGGTGGCCCGACCATGCTGCGTTCGGCGGCCAAGAATCACAAAGATGTGGTTGTCATCTGCGATCCGACCGACTACGACGCCGTGCTGGCGGAGCTGCGCTCGGCCGACGGCACGGCCGGCACGGTCAGCTACGACACCAAATTCATGCTGGCGAAAAAAGTCTTTGCGCACACGGCGCAATACGATGGCGCCATCACCAACTACCTGACCAGCCTGGGCCCGACGAAAGTGCACGCCGAGCGCGGCGCTTATCCGCAAGTGTTGAATGTTGCATTTGAGAAAGTGCAAGACATGCGCTACGGTGAGAATCCACACCAGAGCGCCGCCTTTTACCGTGACCTGGTCACCATCGATGGCGCGCTGGCCAACTACCGCCAGCTGCAAGGCAAGGAATTGTCGTACAACAACATCGCCGATGCTGATGCGGCCTGGGAATGCGTGAAGAGCCTGGGCGGTTTCGAGCAAAGCGCCGCCTGCGTCATCGTCAAGCATGCGAACCCATGCGGCGTCGCCCTGGGCAAGAATGCGGCCGAAGCGTACGCGCGCGCCCTGCAGACGGACCCGACCTCCGCGTTTGGCGGCATCATCGCGTTTAATACCGAACTGGACGGCGCTACCGCCGGCGAAATCGCCAAGCTGTTCGTGGAAGTGCTGATCGCCCCATCGTTCTCTGCTGAAGCGAAACAGATTCTGTCGAGCAAGCAAAACGTGCGCATGCTGGAAATCCCGCTGGGCAGCGGCGTCAACGCCATGGACTTCAAACGCGTCGGCGGCGGCTTGCTGGTGCAATCGCCGGACGCGAAAAACGTCGGCATCGGCGACTTGCGCGTGGTTAGCAAGCTGCAGCCTACGCCGCAGCAATTGTCCGACCTGATGTTCGCCTGGAAAGTGGCGAAATTCGTCAAGTCGAACGCCATCGTCTTCTGCGGCAATAACATGACCCTGGGCGTGGGCGCTGGCCAGATGAGCCGTATCGACTCGGCCCGCATCGCTTCCATCAAGGCGCAAAACGCGGGCTTGTCGCTGGCCGGTTCCGTGGTGGCGTCGGACGCCTTCTTCCCGTTCCGCGACGGCCTCGACGTCGTCGTCGATGCGGGCGCGACCTGCGTGATCCACCCGGGCGGCTCCATGCGCGACCAGGAAGTGATCGATGCGGCGGACGAGCGCGGCGTGGTCATGCTTTACACGGGAACGCGTCACTTCCGTCATTGA